The proteins below are encoded in one region of Homo sapiens chromosome 19 genomic scaffold, GRCh38.p14 alternate locus group ALT_REF_LOCI_25 HSCHR19KIR_ABC08_AB_HAP_T_P_CTG3_1:
- the KIR3DL3 gene encoding killer cell immunoglobulin-like receptor 3DL3 precursor translates to MSLMVVSMACVGFFLLEGPWPHVGGQDKPFLSAWPGTVVSEGQHVTLQCRSRLGFNEFSLSKEDGMPVPELYNRIFRNSFLMGPVTPAHAGTYRCCSSHPHSPTGWSAPSNPVVIMVTGVHRKPSLLAHPGPLVKSGETVILQCWSDVRFERFLLHREGITEDPLRLVGQLHDAGSQVNYSMGPMTPALAGTYRCFGSVTHLPYELSAPSDPLDIVVVGLYGKPSLSAQPGPTVQAGENVTLSCSSRSLFDIYHLSREAEAGELRLTAVLRVNGTFQANFPLGPVTHGGNYRCFGSFRALPHAWSDPSDPLPVSVTGNSRNLHVLIGTSVVIIPFAILLFFLLHRWCANKKNAVVMDQEPAGNRTVNREDSDEQDPQEVTYAQLNHCVFTQRKITRPSQRPKTPPTDTSV, encoded by the exons GTGGTCAGGACAAGCCCTTCCTCTCTGCCTGGCCCGGCACTGTGGTGTCTGAAGGACAACATGTGACTCTTCAGTGTCGCTCTCGTCTTGGGTTTAATGAATTCAGTCTGTCCAAAGAAGACGGGATGCCTGTCCCTGAGCTCTACAACAGAATATTCCGGAACAGCTTTCTCATGGGCCCTGTGACCCCAGCACATGCAGGGACCTACAGATGTTGCAGTTCACACCCACACTCCCCCACTGGGTGGTCGGCACCCAGCAACCCTGTGGTGATCATGGTCACAG GAGTCCACAGAAAACCTTCCCTCCTGGCCCACCCAGGTCCCCTGGTGAAATCAGGAGAGACGGTCATCCTGCAATGTTGGTCAGATGTCAGGTTTGAGCGCTTCCTTCTGCACAGAGAGGGGATCACTGAGGACCCCTTGCGCCTCGTTGGACAGCTCCACGATGCGGGTTCCCAGGTCAACTATTCCATGGGTCCCATGACACCTGCCCTTGCAGGGACCTACAGATGCTTTGGTTCTGTCACTCACTTACCCTATGAGTTGTCGGCTCCCAGTGACCCTCTGGACATCGTGGTCGTAG GTCTATATGGGAAACCTTCTCTCTCAGCCCAGCCGGGCCCCACGGTTCAGGCAGGAGAGAATGTGACCTTGTCCTGCAGCTCCCGGAGCTTGTTTGACATTTACCATCTATCCAGGGAGGCGGAGGCCGGTGAACTTAGGCTCACTGCAGTGCTGAGGGTCAATGGAACATTCCAGGCCAACTTCCCTCTGGGCCCTGTGACCCACGGAGGGAACTACAGATGCTTCGGCTCTTTCCGTGCCCTGCCCCATGCGTGGTCAGACCCGAGTGACCCACTGCCCGTTTCTGTCACAG GTAACTCcagaaacctgcacgttctgaTTGGGACCTCAGTGGTCATCATCCCCTTTGCtatcctcctcttctttctccttcatcgCTGGTGTGCCAACAAAAAGA ATGCTGTTGTAATGGACCAAGAGCCTGCAGGGAACAGAACAGTGAACAGGGAG GACTCTGATGAACAAGACCCTCAGGAGGTGACATACGCACAGTTGAATCACTGCGTTTTCACACAGAGAAAAATCACTCGCCCTTCTCAGAGGCCCAAGACACCCCCAACAGATACCAGCGTGTAA